A single Terriglobales bacterium DNA region contains:
- a CDS encoding KpsF/GutQ family sugar-phosphate isomerase produces MKASKKSHIGENVVRIEAEALRELAARIRGPMSAAFERALALLHACKGRVVVTGMGKSGIIGRKIAATLSSTGTPALFLHPAEAMHGDLGVLVRGDVVLALSSSGETEEILRLLVTIKRLGIQLISVTGDKLYNGTKTSKNAKKVSTLVTAADVALDCSVDKEACSLGLAPTASTTAMLALGDALAVALSDRRGFKETDFADLHPGGKLGKKLALVESLMHSGDAVPRVGPHTKMHDVIYEMSRKGLGITTVVEREKLVGIISDGDLRRLLEKRGKDVMDLTAKECMTRSPQTISATQFASAALNIMEQRKITSLVVVDSTGKVEGIVHLHDLWGTEMV; encoded by the coding sequence ATGAAGGCGAGTAAGAAATCGCATATCGGTGAAAATGTGGTTCGCATCGAGGCTGAGGCCTTGCGCGAGCTGGCGGCGCGCATTCGTGGACCTATGTCTGCCGCATTCGAGCGCGCGCTTGCACTGCTGCACGCCTGCAAAGGACGCGTGGTCGTCACCGGCATGGGCAAGAGCGGCATCATTGGGCGCAAGATTGCCGCTACTCTCAGCTCTACGGGTACCCCCGCGCTTTTCCTGCATCCTGCTGAGGCCATGCACGGTGACCTCGGCGTGCTTGTCCGCGGAGACGTGGTGCTTGCCCTCTCTTCCAGCGGTGAGACCGAAGAAATTCTGCGGTTGCTGGTCACCATCAAGCGCCTGGGCATTCAACTGATCTCGGTTACCGGCGACAAACTCTACAACGGCACTAAGACATCCAAAAACGCAAAAAAAGTTTCTACCCTGGTCACCGCCGCCGATGTGGCCCTCGATTGCTCCGTGGATAAAGAAGCCTGCTCCCTGGGCCTTGCGCCCACCGCTTCCACCACGGCCATGCTGGCGCTGGGCGATGCCCTGGCGGTCGCGCTCTCTGACCGGCGCGGATTCAAGGAGACCGATTTTGCCGACCTGCATCCCGGCGGCAAGCTGGGCAAGAAGCTGGCGCTGGTGGAATCCCTGATGCATTCCGGCGACGCCGTGCCACGCGTCGGGCCGCACACCAAAATGCACGATGTCATCTACGAGATGTCGCGCAAGGGCCTGGGAATCACAACCGTGGTCGAACGCGAGAAGCTGGTGGGCATCATCAGCGATGGCGACCTGCGCCGCCTGCTGGAAAAACGCGGCAAAGATGTGATGGACCTGACCGCCAAAGAGTGCATGACGCGCTCGCCGCAAACCATCTCGGCGACGCAATTCGCCTCCGCCGCCCTGAACATCATGGAGCAGCGCAAGATTACCTCACTCGTGGTTGTGGATTCGACCGGCAAGGTCGAAGGCATTGTTCACCTGCACGATTTGTGGGGAACGGAAATGGTGTAA
- a CDS encoding thioredoxin family protein — protein sequence MRFCCRVLSVFLFLLLVTGPLFAQGPTSNAAAAGSFEPLEHWRQAILAGDSATLQATYSTQPPVIIKGAITESQGPDEELKFWKERKEAGLTSLTFDDLDVKPGENTKNEQVMFQAVITSAPATGTAHTWYLRAVQYWQEQKGGWRIVQVVRGELTRLELPVHAHMSHHNLFPPDADAHAELNQALADAAKEKKHVLVIFGANWSFDCHVLDLAFHRPDLEPLVEKNYVVLHVDIGGSETNNNHDLAERFQVPLEKGVPALAVVKSDGTLLFSQRDGEFKSTRTLGPEDLEAFLEKWKE from the coding sequence ATGCGCTTTTGCTGCCGGGTCCTTTCGGTTTTCCTATTTCTGCTTCTTGTGACCGGTCCTCTTTTCGCTCAAGGCCCGACGAGTAACGCGGCCGCTGCCGGCAGCTTCGAGCCTTTGGAGCACTGGCGGCAGGCGATACTAGCCGGGGATTCGGCAACGCTGCAAGCGACGTACTCCACCCAGCCTCCGGTAATCATCAAAGGCGCGATCACGGAAAGCCAGGGCCCCGATGAAGAACTCAAATTCTGGAAAGAGCGTAAAGAAGCCGGCCTCACCAGCCTGACCTTTGACGATCTGGACGTAAAACCGGGCGAGAATACAAAAAACGAGCAAGTGATGTTTCAGGCAGTCATCACCTCCGCGCCTGCCACCGGCACAGCGCACACATGGTATCTGCGGGCGGTGCAATACTGGCAGGAGCAGAAAGGTGGATGGCGTATTGTGCAGGTTGTGCGCGGCGAACTCACCCGGCTTGAGCTTCCGGTGCATGCCCATATGTCGCACCACAACCTTTTCCCCCCGGATGCCGACGCCCACGCCGAATTAAATCAGGCGCTGGCCGATGCCGCCAAGGAGAAGAAGCACGTCTTAGTGATCTTTGGCGCCAACTGGTCGTTTGACTGTCACGTACTCGACCTCGCTTTTCATCGTCCTGACCTCGAGCCGCTGGTAGAAAAAAATTATGTGGTCCTGCATGTTGATATTGGCGGGTCAGAGACGAACAATAACCACGATTTGGCCGAACGCTTCCAGGTGCCGCTGGAAAAAGGTGTGCCGGCCCTGGCCGTGGTGAAGAGCGACGGCACACTGCTGTTCAGCCAGCGCGACGGAGAGTTTAAATCCACCCGCACCCTCGGCCCGGAAGATTTGGAAGCGTTCCTGGAAAAATGGAAAGAGTAA